The Oenanthe melanoleuca isolate GR-GAL-2019-014 chromosome 1A, OMel1.0, whole genome shotgun sequence genome contains a region encoding:
- the LOC130248342 gene encoding TRIO and F-actin-binding protein-like, with translation MGPASLCPSSRDWHESRRYPPLSPGAEGEHRETGTDPSACAEANSTLAREGEMTRLWDNTLGSGKRDMMSYLGHKEEVQSRAPQADRPSSPPKTCFAVDVVASRVARASPSNGLLPVPERRPASQKPEESWPKHRKTDPPWPSTLPARSDLLAGARAREPRGRSGTAGAEGRHGLERQQYSVLADLPKPKRLGQRDAAERYGSRTLSPGRVEVERMFGCERRKSETLEAFQALEEGRVDRLDGKTPVPPSKGHLTRRRSSPNLPREGQRLSWQLEQRSRDPKERRRSPSPAQRPEKAGRTRGDSPRPASPAWLLERGSPSPRSASPARRTERRAEEPLNPPCRAERSWRSRGEPTRSPNSDRGRATWQAGGTRQALEKKSQGDSLRSTGAGKGSDNVRLSRAGPPPWALSAGRCTESTRKSQKDISPPSLVRGAERQRAKAGEPLHPAGPRKASEGSWQSLREKLASSQPGKGTSSDCKGRGKPLRPTSPTRALEQDWRGRGDAHQAQAWDKDWKRQETPVCHADVMRQLERDWKSPARCLDAGLRSDDSWIRPESPAQHLEEDWRGRERTRDAHSPEKPLETDWGNKSLLIYHPQLGGGTFPLQSSTGSSGSPQPHLNASKKHNKVGARPWEL, from the exons ATGGGCCCTGCCAGCCTCTGCCCATCCAGTAGAGA ctggcACGAGAGCAGGCGATATCCCCCACTCAGCCCCGGAGCTGAGGGTGAGCACAGAGAAACTGGCACCGACCCCAGCGCCTGTGCCGAAGCCAACTCCACGCTTGCCAGG GAAGGGGAAATGACCCGGCTGTGGGACAACACTTTGGGATCGGGCAAACGGGACATGATGAGCTACTTGGGCCATAAGGAGGAGGTGCAGTCACGAGCCCCACAGGCAGACAGACCCAG CTCTCCTCCGAAGACCTGCTTTGCCGTGGACGTGGTGGCATCCCGCGTCGCTCGCGCCTCCCCCAGTAACGGCCTTCTCCCCGTCCCAGAGCGCCGTCCTGCCAGCCAGAAGCCCGAGGAGAGCTGGCCAAAGCACCGAAAAACTGACCCTCCCTGGCCATCCACCCTGCCGGCCCGCAGCGACCTGCTGGCTGGCGCACGGGCTCGGGAGCCCCGCGGGCGCTCGGGCACTGCGGGGGCCGAGGGGCGGCACGGGCTGGAGCGGCAGCAGTACTCGGTGCTGGCAGACCTGCCCAAGCCCAAGCGCCTCGGCCAGAGGGACGCTGCTGAGCGCTATGGCTCCCGGACACTCAGCCCCGGCCGAGTGGAGGTGGAGAGGATGTTTGGATGCGAACGCAG GAAATCAGAGACCCTGGAGGCCTTCCAGGCTCTGGAGGAGGGCCGTGTGGACCGGCTCGACGGCAAGACGCCGGTGCCACCCAGCAAAGGCCACCTAACTCGGAGGCGCTCCAGCCCCaacctgcccagggag GGTCAGCGActctcctggcagctggagcagcgcAGCAGAGACCCCAAGGAGCGCCGGCgttcccccagcccagctcagcgCCCCGAGAAGGCCGGCAGGACCCGGGGGGACTCCCCAcgccctgccagccctgcctggctcctggaGAGGGGCAGCCCAAGCCCACGCTCTGCCAGCCCCGCCCGCAGGAcggagaggagagcagaggagccTCTGAACCCTCCCTGCCGCGCTGAGAGAAGCTGGAGAAGCCGAGGGGAGCCCACCCGCTCCCCAAACTCGGACAGGGGCCGAGCCACCTGGCAAGCAGGGGGTACACGGCAAGCACTGGAGAAGAAGAGCCAAGGGGATTCCCTGCGCTCCACGGGCGCTGGGAAGGGCTCGGATAACGTCAGACTGAGCCGGGCAGGGCCACCGCCGTGGGCCCTCAGTGCTGGGAGATGTACAGAGAGCACAAGGAAAAGCCAAAAGGAcatctcccctcccagcctggtgCGGGGGGCAGAGAGGCAGCGAGCGAAGGCAGGGGAGCCGCTGCACCCTGCAGGGCCCAGGAAGGCATCGGaaggcagctggcagagcctcCGGGAAAAGCTGGCATCctcccagcctggaaaaggcaCCAGCAGTGACTGCAAAGGCCGAGGCAAGCCCCTGCgccccaccagccccacacgagccctggagcaggactgGAGGGGCCGGGGGGATGCCCACCAAGCACAGGCGTGGGACAAGGACTGGAAGCGCCAGGAGACGCCCGTGTGCCATGCAGATGTGATGCgccagctggagagggactggaaAAGCCCTGCTAGGTGTCTGGATGCGGGACTGCGGTCGGATGACAGCTGGATAAGGCCTGAGAGTCCAGCACAGCATCTGGAGGAGGACTGGAGGGGTCGCGAGCGCACACGAGAtgcacacagccctgagaaGCCATTGGAAACTGACTGGGGGAACAAGAGTCTTCTCATTTACCAT ccccagctgggtggAGGCACCTTCCCACTGCAAAGCAGCACTGGCTCCTCAGGAAGCCCTCAGCCACATTTGAATGCCAGTAAGAAGCACAACAAGGTAGGGGCCAGGCCCTGGGAATTGTGA
- the TRIOBP gene encoding TRIO and F-actin-binding protein produces MTPDLLNFKKGWMSILDEPGEWKKHWFVLTDSSLRYYRDSNAEEADDLDGEIDLRSCTDVTEFAVQRNYGFQIHTKDAVFTLSAMTSGIRRNWIEALRKNVRPVSAPDVTKLPDCDKENLRNSAPQKGSLRAEEQQRPGSGSEGNSKGTHWKADGQRHAFDYVELSPLPQEPGNQGSLQRTKGSLRISERAPKYEELERDLAMRSEERRKWFESADGRVPSSEGPAGDPSRRAGEQDLPTAPLSEEQRARLSEEIEKKWLELERLPLKDLRRVPLTTLLNQSKGGQGDTSEALKKEIQSLRAQLESCRARNESLREAAKSQGDSHVPRGYISQEACERSLAEMESSHQQVMEELQRHHQRELERLRQEKERLLAEEAAATAAAIEALKKAHREEMNKELGRTRSFQQCSSLPEALQKQHQLDVESLKRELQVLSEQYSQKCLEIGELTQKAEEREQILERCQREGKDLLQKNQELQTRLSDEIGKLRSFISSRGSGDRASHNNERSSCELEVLLRVKENELQYVKKEVQCLREELQMMQKDKRFASGKYQDVYAELNHIKVRSEREIEQLKEHLRLAMAALQEKESLCNSK; encoded by the exons ATGACG CCGGATCTTCTCAACTTCAAGAAGGGATGGATGTCCATCCTGGACGAGCCAGGAGAG TGGAAGAAACATTGGTTCGTGCTGACCGACTCGAGCCTGAGGTATTACCGGGACTCGAACGCAGAGGAG GCTGATGACCTGGACGGAGAAATCGACCTGCGGTCCTGCACGGATGTGACGGAGTTCGCGGTGCAGCGCAACTACGGCTTCCAGATACAC ACAAAGGATGCCGTCTTCACCCTGTCAGCAATGACCTCTGGCATCCGGCGCAACTGGATCGAGGCCCTGAGGAAGAATGTGCGCCCAGTCAGCGCTCCAGATGTCACCAA acTCCCAGACTGTGACAAGGAGAACTTGCGTAACTCTGCTCCCCAGAAGGGCTCGCTCcgggcagaggagcagcagcggcCGGGCTCAGGCTCCGAGGGGAACTCCAAGGGCACTCACTGGAAGGCGGATGGGCAGCGCCATGCCTTCGACTACGTGGAGCTGTCTCCCTTGCCACAGGAGCCTGGAAAccagggctccctgcagaggACAAAAGGCAGCCTGAGGATCTCGGAGCGAGCTCCCAAGTACGAGGAGCTGGAGCGGGATCTGGCCATGCGCTCGGAGGAGAGGCGGAAATGGTTCGAGAGCGCCGATGGCCGGGTCCCCAGCAGTGAGGGCCCTGCAGGAGACCCTTCccgcagggctggggagcaggacctccccactgctcccctgtCAGAGGAGCAGCGGGCCCGTCTGAGCGAGGAGATAGAGAAGaagtggctggagctggagcgCCTGCCCTTGAAGGACTTGCGGCGGGTGCCCTTGACAACACTGCTGAACCAGAGCAAGGGCGGCCAGGGAGACACCAGTGAGGCGCTGAAAAAGGAG ATCCAGTCACTGCGGGCACAGCTGGAGTCCTGCCGGGCCAGAAATGAGAGCCTTCGGGAGGCAGCAAAGTCCCAGGGGGACAGCCATGTGCCCCGAGGGTACATCTCACAG GAGGCCTGTGAGCGCAGCCTGGCTGAGATGGAATCATCCCACCAGCAAGtgatggaggagctgcagaggcacCACCAGCGGGAGCTGGAGCGGCTGCGGCAGGAGAAGGAGCGGCTCctggcagaggaggcagcagcaacagcagcag CCATTGAGGCACTGAAGAAAGCCCACCGGGAGGAAATGAAcaaggagctgggcaggacacGGAGCTTCCAGCAATGCAGCTCGCTCCCAGAAGCCCTCCAGAAGCAGCACCA GTTGGACGTGGAGTCGCTGAAGCGGGAACTGCAGGTGCTTTCTGAGCAGTATTCCCAAAAGTGCCTGGAAATCGGGGAGCTCACCCAGAAGGCAGAAGAGCGGGAGCAGATCCTGGAGCGCTGTCAGCGCGAGGGGAAGGACCTCCTCCAGAAAAACCAG gagctgcagaccCGCCTCTCGGATGAGATCGGCAAGCTGCGGAGCTTTATTTCGTCACGGGGCTCTGGGGACCGCGCTTCGCACAACAACGAGCGGAGTTCCTGCGAGCTGGAG GTGCTGCTGCGGGTGAAGGAGAACGAGCTCCAGTACGTCAAGAAGGAGGTGCAGTGCCTCCgggaggagctgcagatgaTGCAGAAG GACAAGAGATTTGCCTCAGGGAAATACCAAGATGTCTATGCCGAGCTGAACCACATTAAGGTGCGCTCGGAGCGCGAGATcgagcagctgaaggagcacCTGCGCCTGGCCATGGCGgctctgcaggagaaggagTCGCTGTGCAACAGCAAGTAA
- the LOC130248465 gene encoding histone H5: MSDSPIPLPPAPATKPKRARSARRPAAHPAYSDMVTAAIRADKSRGGSSRQSIQKYVKSHYKVGQNADVQIRLAIRRLLAAGVLKQAKGVGASGSFRLAKASKAKRSPSRKRKKAARRSTSPRKKSRSRRSKSPAKKPKSAARKARKKSRSPKKAKKPKTVKAKSRPKKAKRSKSRAKSGARKSPKKK, from the coding sequence ATGAGCGACAGCCCGATCCCACTGCCACCGGCTCCGGCCACCAAGCCCAAGCGGGCGCGGTCGGCGCGGCGGCCAGCAGCCCACCCCGCGTACTCGGACATGGTCACGGCAGCCATCCGGGCCGACAAGAGCCGCGGCGGCTCGTCCCGGCAGTCCATCCAGAAGTACGTGAAGAGCCACTACAAGGTGGGCCAGAACGCCGACGTGCAGATCAGGCTGGCCATCCGGCGCCTGCTGGCCGCCGGAGTCCTCAAGCAGGCCAAAGGAGTTGGTGCCTCCGGCTCTTTCCGCCTAGCCAAGGCCAGCAAGGCCAAGAGGTCTCCTtccaggaagaggaagaaggcaGCCAGGAGGTCCACTTCGCCCCGCAAGAAGTCTAGGTCCAGGAGATCCAAGTCGCCGGCCAAGAAGCCCAAGTCTGCCGCCAGGAAGGCCAGGAAGAAGTCAAGGAGCCCAAAGAAAGCCAAGAAGCCAAAGACTGTTAAGGCCAAGTCCAGACCCAAGAAGGCAAAGAGGTCAAAGTCCAGAGCCAAGTCCGGTGCCCGGAAATCGCCCAAGAAGAAGTGA